One segment of Triticum aestivum cultivar Chinese Spring chromosome 2A, IWGSC CS RefSeq v2.1, whole genome shotgun sequence DNA contains the following:
- the LOC123190084 gene encoding uncharacterized protein isoform X6 gives MARVLAGRGTHVVIAARNLTAAETMCQAATSQPTSLRGAYRSTSSFRELNGARLEASVRAYGGAGQRKVSNKWLGCYLRPRVCDSPRLFLQRTIAFSSQLKQQFMWLAQSVRELNGARLEASVRAYGGAGQRKVSNKWLGCYPRPRVCDSPRQRAERGEAGGVSEGVRRRRPEEGVQQMESVLYGEAKQRHAAPLEGRLLDHLCSA, from the exons ATGGCGCGGGTGCTGGCGGGGCGCGGCACCCATGTTGTCATAGCCGCCCGGAACCTCACCGCCGCCGAGACCATGTGCCAGGCCGCAACTTCGCAGCCGACTTCACTGAGAGGGGCCTACCGCTCAACATCCTCCT TCAGAGAGCTGAACGGGGCGAGGCTGGAGGCGTCAGTGAGGGCGTACGGCGGTGCCGGCCAGAGGAAGGTGTCCAACAAATGGTTAGGATGTTACCTCCGCCCGCGGGTTTGTGATTCCCCTCG CTTATTCCTGCAGCGTACTATCGCTTTCTCAAGTCAACTCAAGCAACAATTCATGTGGCTCGCTCAATCAG TCAGAGAGCTGAACGGGGCGAGGCTGGAGGCGTCAGTGAGGGCGTATGGCGGCGCCGGCCAGAGGAAGGTGTCCAACAAATGGTTAGGATGTTACCCCCGCCCGCGGGTTTGTGATTCCCCTCG TCAAAGAGCTGAACGGGGCGAGGCTGGAGGCGTCAGTGAGGGCGTACGGCGGCGCCGGCCAGAGGAAGGTGTCCAACAAATG GAGAGTGTCCTATATGGGGAAGCAAAGCAGCGGCATGCTGCTCCTTTGGAAGGTCGGCTCCTGGACCATTTGTGCTCTGCTTGA
- the LOC123190084 gene encoding uncharacterized protein isoform X1, with amino-acid sequence MARVLAGRGTHVVIAARNLTAAETMCQAATSQPTSLRGAYRSTSSFRELNGARLEASVRAYGGAGQRKVSNKWLGCYLRPRVCDSPRLFLQRTIAFSSQLKQQFMWLAQSVRELNGARLEASVRAYGGAGQRKVSNKWLGCYPRPRVCDSPRQRAERGEAGGVSEGVRRRRPEEGVQQMVRMLPPPAGECPIWGSKAAACCSFGRSAPGPFVLCLIPSLCIVAALMLRWTHFSWNLVVTGKTYCM; translated from the exons ATGGCGCGGGTGCTGGCGGGGCGCGGCACCCATGTTGTCATAGCCGCCCGGAACCTCACCGCCGCCGAGACCATGTGCCAGGCCGCAACTTCGCAGCCGACTTCACTGAGAGGGGCCTACCGCTCAACATCCTCCT TCAGAGAGCTGAACGGGGCGAGGCTGGAGGCGTCAGTGAGGGCGTACGGCGGTGCCGGCCAGAGGAAGGTGTCCAACAAATGGTTAGGATGTTACCTCCGCCCGCGGGTTTGTGATTCCCCTCG CTTATTCCTGCAGCGTACTATCGCTTTCTCAAGTCAACTCAAGCAACAATTCATGTGGCTCGCTCAATCAG TCAGAGAGCTGAACGGGGCGAGGCTGGAGGCGTCAGTGAGGGCGTATGGCGGCGCCGGCCAGAGGAAGGTGTCCAACAAATGGTTAGGATGTTACCCCCGCCCGCGGGTTTGTGATTCCCCTCG TCAAAGAGCTGAACGGGGCGAGGCTGGAGGCGTCAGTGAGGGCGTACGGCGGCGCCGGCCAGAGGAAGGTGTCCAACAAATGGTTAGGATGTTACCTCCGCCCGCGG GAGAGTGTCCTATATGGGGAAGCAAAGCAGCGGCATGCTGCTCCTTTGGAAGGTCGGCTCCTGGACCATTTGTGCTCTGCTTGATACCATCTCTTTGTATTGTTGCTGCATTGATGCTGAGATGGACGCATTTTTCCTGGAATTTGGTTGTGACAGGCAAGACTTATTGTATGTGA
- the LOC123190084 gene encoding uncharacterized protein isoform X8: MARVLAGRGTHVVIAARNLTAAETMCQAATSQPTSLRGAYRSTSSFRELNGARLEASVRAYGGAGQRKVSNKCQRAERGEAGGVSEGVWRRRPEEGVQQMRTIAFSSQLKQQFMWLAQSVKELNGARLEASVRAYGGAGQRKVSNKWLGCYLRPRESVLYGEAKQRHAAPLEGRLLDHLCSA, translated from the exons ATGGCGCGGGTGCTGGCGGGGCGCGGCACCCATGTTGTCATAGCCGCCCGGAACCTCACCGCCGCCGAGACCATGTGCCAGGCCGCAACTTCGCAGCCGACTTCACTGAGAGGGGCCTACCGCTCAACATCCTCCT TCAGAGAGCTGAACGGGGCGAGGCTGGAGGCGTCAGTGAGGGCGTACGGCGGTGCCGGCCAGAGGAAGGTGTCCAACAAATG TCAGAGAGCTGAACGGGGCGAGGCTGGAGGCGTCAGTGAGGGCGTATGGCGGCGCCGGCCAGAGGAAGGTGTCCAACAAATG CGTACTATTGCTTTCTCAAGTCAACTCAAGCAACAATTCATGTGGCTCGCTCAATCGG TCAAAGAGCTGAACGGGGCGAGGCTGGAGGCGTCAGTGAGGGCGTACGGCGGCGCCGGCCAGAGGAAGGTGTCCAACAAATGGTTAGGATGTTACCTCCGCCCGCGG GAGAGTGTCCTATATGGGGAAGCAAAGCAGCGGCATGCTGCTCCTTTGGAAGGTCGGCTCCTGGACCATTTGTGCTCTGCTTGA
- the LOC123190084 gene encoding uncharacterized protein isoform X7 produces the protein MARVLAGRGTHVVIAARNLTAAETMCQAATSQPTSLRGAYRSTSSFRELNGARLEASVRAYGGAGQRKVSNKWLGCYLRPRVCDSPRLFLQRTIAFSSQLKQQFMWLAQSVRELNGARLEASVRAYGGAGQRKVSNKCQRAERGEAGGVSEGVRRRRPEEGVQQMESVLYGEAKQRHAAPLEGRLLDHLCSA, from the exons ATGGCGCGGGTGCTGGCGGGGCGCGGCACCCATGTTGTCATAGCCGCCCGGAACCTCACCGCCGCCGAGACCATGTGCCAGGCCGCAACTTCGCAGCCGACTTCACTGAGAGGGGCCTACCGCTCAACATCCTCCT TCAGAGAGCTGAACGGGGCGAGGCTGGAGGCGTCAGTGAGGGCGTACGGCGGTGCCGGCCAGAGGAAGGTGTCCAACAAATGGTTAGGATGTTACCTCCGCCCGCGGGTTTGTGATTCCCCTCG CTTATTCCTGCAGCGTACTATCGCTTTCTCAAGTCAACTCAAGCAACAATTCATGTGGCTCGCTCAATCAG TCAGAGAGCTGAACGGGGCGAGGCTGGAGGCGTCAGTGAGGGCGTATGGCGGCGCCGGCCAGAGGAAGGTGTCCAACAAATG TCAAAGAGCTGAACGGGGCGAGGCTGGAGGCGTCAGTGAGGGCGTACGGCGGCGCCGGCCAGAGGAAGGTGTCCAACAAATG GAGAGTGTCCTATATGGGGAAGCAAAGCAGCGGCATGCTGCTCCTTTGGAAGGTCGGCTCCTGGACCATTTGTGCTCTGCTTGA
- the LOC123190084 gene encoding uncharacterized protein isoform X9: MARVLAGRGTHVVIAARNLTAAETMCQAATSQPTSLRGAYRSTSSFRELNGARLEASVRAYGGAGQRKVSNKWLGCYLRPRVCDSPRQRAERGEAGGVSEGVRRRRPEEGVQQMVRMLPPPAGECPIWGSKAAACCSFGRSAPGPFVLCLIPSLCIVAALMLRWTHFSWNLVVTGKTYCM; encoded by the exons ATGGCGCGGGTGCTGGCGGGGCGCGGCACCCATGTTGTCATAGCCGCCCGGAACCTCACCGCCGCCGAGACCATGTGCCAGGCCGCAACTTCGCAGCCGACTTCACTGAGAGGGGCCTACCGCTCAACATCCTCCT TCAGAGAGCTGAACGGGGCGAGGCTGGAGGCGTCAGTGAGGGCGTACGGCGGTGCCGGCCAGAGGAAGGTGTCCAACAAATGGTTAGGATGTTACCTCCGCCCGCGGGTTTGTGATTCCCCTCG TCAAAGAGCTGAACGGGGCGAGGCTGGAGGCGTCAGTGAGGGCGTACGGCGGCGCCGGCCAGAGGAAGGTGTCCAACAAATGGTTAGGATGTTACCTCCGCCCGCGG GAGAGTGTCCTATATGGGGAAGCAAAGCAGCGGCATGCTGCTCCTTTGGAAGGTCGGCTCCTGGACCATTTGTGCTCTGCTTGATACCATCTCTTTGTATTGTTGCTGCATTGATGCTGAGATGGACGCATTTTTCCTGGAATTTGGTTGTGACAGGCAAGACTTATTGTATGTGA
- the LOC123190084 gene encoding uncharacterized protein isoform X5, giving the protein MARVLAGRGTHVVIAARNLTAAETMCQAATSQPTSLRGAYRSTSSFRELNGARLEASVRAYGGAGQRKVSNKCQRAERGEAGGVSEGVWRRRPEEGVQQMRTIAFSSQLKQQFMWLAQSVKELNGARLEASVRAYGGAGQRKVSNKWRVSYMGKQSSGMLLLWKVGSWTICALLDTISLYCCCIDAEMDAFFLEFGCDRQDLLYVRLVSSL; this is encoded by the exons ATGGCGCGGGTGCTGGCGGGGCGCGGCACCCATGTTGTCATAGCCGCCCGGAACCTCACCGCCGCCGAGACCATGTGCCAGGCCGCAACTTCGCAGCCGACTTCACTGAGAGGGGCCTACCGCTCAACATCCTCCT TCAGAGAGCTGAACGGGGCGAGGCTGGAGGCGTCAGTGAGGGCGTACGGCGGTGCCGGCCAGAGGAAGGTGTCCAACAAATG TCAGAGAGCTGAACGGGGCGAGGCTGGAGGCGTCAGTGAGGGCGTATGGCGGCGCCGGCCAGAGGAAGGTGTCCAACAAATG CGTACTATTGCTTTCTCAAGTCAACTCAAGCAACAATTCATGTGGCTCGCTCAATCGG TCAAAGAGCTGAACGGGGCGAGGCTGGAGGCGTCAGTGAGGGCGTACGGCGGCGCCGGCCAGAGGAAGGTGTCCAACAAATG GAGAGTGTCCTATATGGGGAAGCAAAGCAGCGGCATGCTGCTCCTTTGGAAGGTCGGCTCCTGGACCATTTGTGCTCTGCTTGATACCATCTCTTTGTATTGTTGCTGCATTGATGCTGAGATGGACGCATTTTTCCTGGAATTTGGTTGTGACAGGCAAGACTTATTGTATGTGAGGCTTGTGAGCTCACTTTAG
- the LOC123190084 gene encoding uncharacterized protein isoform X4, translating to MARVLAGRGTHVVIAARNLTAAETMCQAATSQPTSLRGAYRSTSSFRELNGARLEASVRAYGGAGQRKVSNKCQRAERGEAGGVSEGVWRRRPEEGVQQMRTIAFSSQLKQQFMWLAQSVKELNGARLEASVRAYGGAGQRKVSNKWLGCYLRPRVCDSPRRVSYMGKQSSGMLLLWKVGSWTICALLDTISLYCCCIDAEMDAFFLEFGCDRQDLLYVRLVSSL from the exons ATGGCGCGGGTGCTGGCGGGGCGCGGCACCCATGTTGTCATAGCCGCCCGGAACCTCACCGCCGCCGAGACCATGTGCCAGGCCGCAACTTCGCAGCCGACTTCACTGAGAGGGGCCTACCGCTCAACATCCTCCT TCAGAGAGCTGAACGGGGCGAGGCTGGAGGCGTCAGTGAGGGCGTACGGCGGTGCCGGCCAGAGGAAGGTGTCCAACAAATG TCAGAGAGCTGAACGGGGCGAGGCTGGAGGCGTCAGTGAGGGCGTATGGCGGCGCCGGCCAGAGGAAGGTGTCCAACAAATG CGTACTATTGCTTTCTCAAGTCAACTCAAGCAACAATTCATGTGGCTCGCTCAATCGG TCAAAGAGCTGAACGGGGCGAGGCTGGAGGCGTCAGTGAGGGCGTACGGCGGCGCCGGCCAGAGGAAGGTGTCCAACAAATGGTTAGGATGTTACCTCCGCCCGCGGGTTTGTGATTCCCCTCG GAGAGTGTCCTATATGGGGAAGCAAAGCAGCGGCATGCTGCTCCTTTGGAAGGTCGGCTCCTGGACCATTTGTGCTCTGCTTGATACCATCTCTTTGTATTGTTGCTGCATTGATGCTGAGATGGACGCATTTTTCCTGGAATTTGGTTGTGACAGGCAAGACTTATTGTATGTGAGGCTTGTGAGCTCACTTTAG
- the LOC123190084 gene encoding uncharacterized protein isoform X2, whose product MARVLAGRGTHVVIAARNLTAAETMCQAATSQPTSLRGAYRSTSSFRELNGARLEASVRAYGGAGQRKVSNKWLGCYLRPRVCDSPRLFLQRTIAFSSQLKQQFMWLAQSVRELNGARLEASVRAYGGAGQRKVSNKCQRAERGEAGGVSEGVRRRRPEEGVQQMVRMLPPPAGECPIWGSKAAACCSFGRSAPGPFVLCLIPSLCIVAALMLRWTHFSWNLVVTGKTYCM is encoded by the exons ATGGCGCGGGTGCTGGCGGGGCGCGGCACCCATGTTGTCATAGCCGCCCGGAACCTCACCGCCGCCGAGACCATGTGCCAGGCCGCAACTTCGCAGCCGACTTCACTGAGAGGGGCCTACCGCTCAACATCCTCCT TCAGAGAGCTGAACGGGGCGAGGCTGGAGGCGTCAGTGAGGGCGTACGGCGGTGCCGGCCAGAGGAAGGTGTCCAACAAATGGTTAGGATGTTACCTCCGCCCGCGGGTTTGTGATTCCCCTCG CTTATTCCTGCAGCGTACTATCGCTTTCTCAAGTCAACTCAAGCAACAATTCATGTGGCTCGCTCAATCAG TCAGAGAGCTGAACGGGGCGAGGCTGGAGGCGTCAGTGAGGGCGTATGGCGGCGCCGGCCAGAGGAAGGTGTCCAACAAATG TCAAAGAGCTGAACGGGGCGAGGCTGGAGGCGTCAGTGAGGGCGTACGGCGGCGCCGGCCAGAGGAAGGTGTCCAACAAATGGTTAGGATGTTACCTCCGCCCGCGG GAGAGTGTCCTATATGGGGAAGCAAAGCAGCGGCATGCTGCTCCTTTGGAAGGTCGGCTCCTGGACCATTTGTGCTCTGCTTGATACCATCTCTTTGTATTGTTGCTGCATTGATGCTGAGATGGACGCATTTTTCCTGGAATTTGGTTGTGACAGGCAAGACTTATTGTATGTGA
- the LOC123190084 gene encoding uncharacterized protein isoform X3: MARVLAGRGTHVVIAARNLTAAETMCQAATSQPTSLRGAYRSTSSFRELNGARLEASVRAYGGAGQRKVSNKCLFLQRTIAFSSQLKQQFMWLAQSVRELNGARLEASVRAYGGAGQRKVSNKWLGCYPRPRVCDSPRQRAERGEAGGVSEGVRRRRPEEGVQQMVRMLPPPAGECPIWGSKAAACCSFGRSAPGPFVLCLIPSLCIVAALMLRWTHFSWNLVVTGKTYCM; this comes from the exons ATGGCGCGGGTGCTGGCGGGGCGCGGCACCCATGTTGTCATAGCCGCCCGGAACCTCACCGCCGCCGAGACCATGTGCCAGGCCGCAACTTCGCAGCCGACTTCACTGAGAGGGGCCTACCGCTCAACATCCTCCT TCAGAGAGCTGAACGGGGCGAGGCTGGAGGCGTCAGTGAGGGCGTACGGCGGTGCCGGCCAGAGGAAGGTGTCCAACAAATG CTTATTCCTGCAGCGTACTATCGCTTTCTCAAGTCAACTCAAGCAACAATTCATGTGGCTCGCTCAATCAG TCAGAGAGCTGAACGGGGCGAGGCTGGAGGCGTCAGTGAGGGCGTATGGCGGCGCCGGCCAGAGGAAGGTGTCCAACAAATGGTTAGGATGTTACCCCCGCCCGCGGGTTTGTGATTCCCCTCG TCAAAGAGCTGAACGGGGCGAGGCTGGAGGCGTCAGTGAGGGCGTACGGCGGCGCCGGCCAGAGGAAGGTGTCCAACAAATGGTTAGGATGTTACCTCCGCCCGCGG GAGAGTGTCCTATATGGGGAAGCAAAGCAGCGGCATGCTGCTCCTTTGGAAGGTCGGCTCCTGGACCATTTGTGCTCTGCTTGATACCATCTCTTTGTATTGTTGCTGCATTGATGCTGAGATGGACGCATTTTTCCTGGAATTTGGTTGTGACAGGCAAGACTTATTGTATGTGA